From the genome of Vicia villosa cultivar HV-30 ecotype Madison, WI linkage group LG2, Vvil1.0, whole genome shotgun sequence, one region includes:
- the LOC131650486 gene encoding uncharacterized protein LOC131650486, which produces MPKDQEEMPKVIVTDCDTTLMNSVAKVCEKYPNLLKYVESTILDQLKEKIACARTNQVIHLGNITTNQVESAHATLKNWLGNNKDALCTYWDSVNQMIQNQHNEIQASFGHNIMVLEHRYKDNTLYSQLVDNISQATLNYIFHEGKRAENVGSGSSKCGCTLVKTYGLPCAYVISKKVKLDSPIRKNEVFTH; this is translated from the exons ATGCCGAAGGACCAAGAAGAGATGCCGAAAGTAATTGTTACCGATTGTGATACCACTTTGATGAATTCGGTTGCAAAG GTGTGTGAGAAATATCcaaatttattgaaatatgttgaaagtacAATTTTGGACCAACTTAAGGAGAAGATTGCATGTGCTAGGACCAATCAGGTTATACACCTTGGAAATATAACAACAAACCAAGTTGAGTCTGCCCATGCTACTTTGAAGAATTGGCTAGGAAATAATAAGGATGCTTTATGTACATATTGGGATTCTGTGAACCAAATGATCCAAAACCAACATAATGAGATACAAGCATCATTTGGTCATAACATCATGGTGTTGGAACACAGGTACAAAGATAACACTTTGTATTCTCAATTGGTCGACAATATATCTCAGGCAACtttgaattatatttttcacGAAGGAAAAAGAGCTGAAAATGTAGGTTCTGGTAGCTCAAAGTGTGGTTGCACACTTGTGAAAACCTATGGTCTTCCATGTGCTTATGTTATATCTAAGAAGGTGAAACTTGATAGCCCGATACGAAAGAATGAAGTTTTCACTCACTAG
- the LOC131652798 gene encoding uncharacterized protein LOC131652798 — MGACGSKPKVSGDLKTKKMNNHSHRRKRRRILRRRVSSHKIENNVANSNSGLQTSNRASDAAWFDSISALDSECDDEFYSVYDGEISASHAADDIGQERRLTPDHCGILQNNCLPCLTSSNAPSIEKKKPMSPDTASARRKSLSKLSFKWREGSSDMALLSPKAFKQKLVAGSTIPFCSIEKQLPGTWSPLEPSTFRVRGKNYLRDKKKEFAPSGAAFYPLGADLFLSPRKIDHIARFVQIPAINIPGDIPSILIVNIQIPLYPATIFQSENDGEGMNVILYFKLSEKYSKDLSDQFRENITKMIDDEVERVKGFPMDSIAPFRDRLKILGRVVNVENLNLSATEKKLMNAYNEKPVLSRPQHEFYLGENYLEIDLDVHRFSYIARKGFEGFIERLKLTNLDFGLTIQGNKPEDLPEHLLCAIRLNKIDHSSFNQFGVSS, encoded by the exons ATGGGGGCTTGTGGGTCTAAACCTAAAGTCTCTGGTGATCTTAaaacgaagaagatgaataaTCATAGTCATCGTAGGAAAAGAAGAAGGATTCTTCGAAGAAGGGTTTCTTCTCATAAAATTGAGAATAATGTTGCTAACTCTAATTCTGGGTTGCAGACTTCGAATCGTGCTTCAG ATGCTGCTTGGTTTGATTCTATTTCAGCTTTAGATTCTGAATGTGATGATGAGTTTTACAGTGTCTATGATG GAGAAATTTCTGCGAGTCATGCAGCTGATGATATTGGACAGGAAAGAAGACTAACTCCTGATCATTGTGGAATTCTGCAAAATAATTGTTTGCCTTGCCTTACTTCTTCTAATGCCCCTTCTATCGAGAAAAAGAAGCCAATGAGTCCCGACACGGCGAGTGCGCGAAGAAAGTCGCTTTCCAAACTGTCCTTCAAGTGGAGGGAAGGGTCTTCTGACATGGCATTAC TTTCCCCTAAGGCGTTCAAACAAAAACTAGTAGCGGGTTCGACTATTCCGTTTTGTTCAATTGAGAAACAACTTCCAGGTACTTGGTCACCACTTGAGCCAAGTACCTTCAGAGTCAGAGGAAAAAATTACTTGAG GGATAAGAAGAAAGAATTTGCTCCAAGCGGTGCTGCTTTCTATCCCCTCGGTGCTGACCTCTTTTTGTCACCGCGAAAAATTGATCATATTGCTCGATTTGTACAAATTCCTGCAATAAATATACCCGGGGACATCCCTTCTATTCTTATTGTAAATATTCAG ATACCGTTATATCCTGCTACAATCTTCCAAAGTGAAAACGACGGTGAAGGAATGAATGTGATTTTGTACTTCAAATTATCTGAAAAATATTCTAAAGATCTTTCAGACCAATTTCGAGAAAATATCACT AAAATGATTGATGATGAAGTCGAGAGAGTTAAAGGCTTTCCTATGGATTCAATCGCACCATTCAGAGATAGATTAAAAATTTTAGGTAGAGTGGTGAATGTGGAAAATCTTAATTTAAGCGCGACTGAAAAGAAGCTGATGAATGCGTACAATGAAAAACCTGTTCTCTCACGTCCTCAACATGAGTTTTACTTG GGAGAAAACTATCTTGAGATAGATTTGGATGTGCACAGATTTAGCTATATTGCAAGAAAAGGATTTGAAGGCTTCATAGAAAGACTGAAGCTTACTAACCTGGATTTTGGTCTGACAATTCAG GGAAACAAGCCAGAAGACTTGCCGGAGCATTTATTATGTGCGATTCGGTTGAACAAAATTGACCACAGCAGTTTCAACCAGTTTGGTGTTTCAAGTTAA